Sequence from the Deltaproteobacteria bacterium genome:
TGGCGCTCGACGAGCGCGCGCGCCGTCGCGCGCACGGCCGCGAGACCGCCGAGCGGAACGCCCACGTGCGCGTAGTCGAACTGCGCCCCGTCCGGCGGCCACTCGCCTCCTCCGCCGCCGCGGCGCGCGGCGGCCCAGCGCTCGGCGATGGCGTGCCGCTCCTCCCACTGACGCTCCGCCTCGCGGCCGCCGAGCATGGACCCGCCCGCCGCGGCGACGAGCCGTGCCGCGCGCGCCGCGAGTAGCGCTGCCTCTCCGTCGAGGCCGTCGAAGACGAGCAGCACGGTGGCCGGTCCTGGCGCGTCGCGCGCGGAGAGCTCGAGGCAGGCGGGGTGCACGCCCGAGCGGCGCAGGCCGGCGGCGACCGCGACGCCCGCGTCGAAGGACGGCAGGCGCCAGGCGTGGATGACGCGCTCCTCGGGCACGGGCAGCGCGGCGAGCGTCGCCTCCGTGATGATGCCGAGGGTGCCCTCCGTGCCGACGAGGAGCCGCGCGAGATCGAGGCCCATCGAGCGCGCCGGCGACGGCCGCGTGCGCACGATCGTCCCGTCGGCGAGCACCGCTTCGAGCGCGCGCACCTGCGCACCGAAGCTGCCCGCGCGGGCGCCCAGGTAGCCGAGGCCGTTGGTCGCGAGCGCGCCGCCCACCGTCGCCACGCCGACCGTCCAGGGATCGTGCCCGAGCATGAGACCGTGCGGCGCGAGCGCCGCGTCCACCTGGGCGAGCGTCGCGCCGGCCCCCGCGCGGACGAGACACGCGTCGGCGTCGACGGCGACGGCGCCGA
This genomic interval carries:
- a CDS encoding FAD-binding oxidoreductase encodes the protein MARAMATSLRLRQFRREAPCDLAWSLARDGGGSVGAMGVLEGLRDACPALALHTDAPALAAAGLDAMRPSRGRPEFARLDTRPIAVAEPASAAEVAALVRWAAGARVPLVARGGGSGLMGAAAVLVPAVVVDLRRLGAVAVDADACLVRAGAGATLAQVDAALAPHGLMLGHDPWTVGVATVGGALATNGLGYLGARAGSFGAQVRALEAVLADGTIVRTRPSPARSMGLDLARLLVGTEGTLGIITEATLAALPVPEERVIHAWRLPSFDAGVAVAAGLRRSGVHPACLELSARDAPGPATVLLVFDGLDGEAALLAARAARLVAAAGGSMLGGREAERQWEERHAIAERWAAARRGGGGGEWPPDGAQFDYAHVGVPLGGLAAVRATARALVERHGLTFVEEGLWHWPELYSVVVSGPPGSAEGVRATIDGVCAAAVEAGGTLEYCHGVGWKLAHLAEREHGAAGLAVLRRLKAALDPANIMNPGKGGL